From Rudanella lutea DSM 19387, a single genomic window includes:
- a CDS encoding SusC/RagA family TonB-linked outer membrane protein — protein MKRFLPKYLLPGLLVWLMALSSLAQTGQTLSGQITDEKGVALPGVSVAVKGSTRGTTTDANGTYNLSGLSPKSTVVFSYIGYETQEIVVGNRSSYNLTFRQDNKSLDEVVVVGYGTQKKSDITGAVVTYKNENLDEAPVARVDQALQGKIAGVQIQNTSSDAGADPKIRIRGISSVNAGANPLVVVDGHPVADGLSFVNPADVESIDVLKDAASAAIYGSRGASGVILITTKAGKPEKTKYNLKYMQGVKSAYSRYDILSTTDFVKRLFDEAAIRATDPAISPANNTIIAADRAAYILENEIIGEVTDWQSQALRTANVRTLQLNVSGGTRDTRYYVSGGYQNDQGIMYQSEYERLNLQTKLNVNLSKKIKLNLNLSPSFIKRQRPGLEFNDFARWRTFHPVYLNEKTAEFVRQNPLFADVQAGDYAQARYFANRPYSGLMPDGTTWTSGTTAVDPFATSNQQPKSTLEARNFSTNEYRILTSGDLTINLLPGLDFKSLASAYVNVANGLDFTKRNASRAGDVNRGVYNNNLFVDLLNENTLNFTRQIGDHTVGALLGFTAQRTTISQARTTGLDYPSDEITTLNTALSIDRENTFTTRNQIGLLSYLGRVNYGYKSKYLLAASFRADGSSYFAPGNKWGYFPSASVGWVASEERFLKNVDWLTNLKLRGSYGVTGNNRIVDFAFVDLLFNANYPLGAGTGTVTSGQVPSRDILSNPNITWERTFQYNGGLDLALFRNILSVSVDVYQSKTDQLLLRQAAMAFTGVPQTWNNIGSLRNRGIELEVSTNNIRNKTIEWKTSANVSRNTNKILELGSESQLLNQGERTELYLNRVGGPLIQFLGYKTDGVWISQTQIAESKLTSTLSNVFVPGGLKLVDLNNDGKLDINDRTVIGDPYPDFIWGLTNSFKVKGFDLSFVWQGSQGGQLINGDPNYNEIKRTNANFNTTSKWLSPLNPGDGKTPYYTAGFNWMLTDYVVEDASYQSLREVIVGYTLPKPFLKKIRLNSVRLYANAQNLLFLTAKGYRGLNPEAGFTSGVYNTPLIDGYQRGSYPMNKSFRFGIDVSF, from the coding sequence ATGAAACGTTTTCTACCCAAATACCTGTTGCCGGGCCTGTTGGTCTGGCTGATGGCCCTCAGTAGCCTGGCGCAAACAGGGCAAACCTTATCAGGGCAGATCACCGACGAAAAGGGAGTAGCACTGCCCGGTGTAAGTGTAGCCGTGAAAGGCAGCACACGAGGTACCACAACCGATGCCAACGGGACGTACAACCTGAGCGGCCTGAGCCCTAAATCGACGGTTGTATTCAGTTACATTGGTTACGAAACGCAGGAAATTGTGGTCGGCAACCGCAGTAGCTATAACCTGACGTTTCGGCAAGACAATAAATCGCTCGATGAAGTGGTCGTGGTGGGGTACGGTACCCAAAAGAAAAGCGACATCACAGGGGCGGTGGTTACCTATAAAAACGAGAATCTGGATGAGGCCCCCGTGGCCCGAGTCGATCAGGCTCTCCAGGGCAAAATAGCCGGGGTGCAAATCCAAAACACCTCGTCAGATGCGGGCGCTGACCCCAAGATCAGAATCCGGGGTATCAGCTCTGTCAATGCCGGAGCCAATCCCCTCGTGGTGGTCGATGGCCACCCTGTAGCCGATGGCCTATCGTTTGTCAATCCGGCCGATGTGGAGTCAATTGATGTGTTGAAGGATGCTGCATCGGCGGCTATCTACGGTTCGCGCGGAGCCAGTGGGGTTATTCTCATTACCACAAAGGCTGGCAAACCCGAAAAAACAAAGTACAATCTCAAATATATGCAGGGGGTAAAATCGGCCTACAGCCGATACGATATCCTGAGTACCACTGATTTTGTGAAACGATTGTTTGACGAAGCGGCTATCCGGGCCACCGACCCTGCCATTTCGCCGGCCAACAATACCATTATTGCCGCCGACCGAGCCGCCTATATCCTCGAAAACGAAATTATTGGTGAAGTAACCGACTGGCAAAGTCAGGCTCTCCGAACGGCCAATGTTCGGACCCTGCAACTTAATGTTTCGGGCGGTACCAGAGATACGCGCTACTACGTTTCGGGTGGCTACCAGAACGATCAGGGCATCATGTACCAGAGCGAATATGAGCGACTGAATCTACAAACAAAGCTGAATGTCAACCTGAGCAAGAAGATTAAGCTCAATCTGAACCTCAGCCCATCGTTTATTAAACGACAGCGGCCCGGCCTCGAATTCAATGACTTTGCCCGCTGGCGCACCTTTCACCCGGTGTATTTGAATGAAAAAACGGCCGAGTTTGTCCGGCAAAATCCACTCTTTGCCGATGTTCAGGCCGGTGACTATGCTCAGGCTCGCTATTTTGCGAACCGACCGTACTCCGGTCTGATGCCCGACGGGACCACCTGGACGAGTGGAACCACCGCCGTAGACCCATTTGCTACCAGCAACCAGCAACCCAAGTCTACGCTGGAAGCGCGAAACTTCAGCACCAACGAGTACCGGATTCTTACATCGGGCGATCTGACAATCAATCTGTTACCCGGTCTCGATTTCAAATCGCTCGCCAGTGCCTATGTCAACGTAGCCAATGGACTTGATTTCACAAAACGAAATGCCTCGCGGGCCGGCGACGTAAACCGGGGGGTGTATAACAACAACCTCTTTGTTGATCTTCTGAACGAAAACACCCTCAACTTTACCCGCCAAATCGGCGATCACACAGTTGGGGCACTTCTGGGCTTCACGGCTCAACGGACCACGATTTCGCAAGCCCGAACCACGGGGCTCGACTACCCAAGTGACGAGATCACAACGCTCAACACGGCCCTGTCGATTGACCGGGAAAATACCTTCACCACCCGTAACCAAATTGGCTTGCTGTCATATTTGGGCCGGGTCAATTACGGCTACAAAAGCAAATATTTGCTGGCTGCGAGTTTCCGCGCCGATGGTAGCTCTTACTTCGCGCCGGGCAACAAATGGGGTTACTTTCCGTCGGCCTCGGTGGGTTGGGTAGCCTCAGAGGAACGTTTCCTGAAAAACGTAGACTGGCTCACAAACCTCAAATTACGAGGCAGTTACGGGGTTACGGGCAATAACCGAATTGTTGATTTTGCGTTCGTCGATTTGCTGTTTAACGCCAACTACCCCCTCGGGGCCGGAACCGGTACCGTTACATCGGGGCAGGTGCCTTCCCGCGACATCCTTTCCAACCCAAACATCACCTGGGAGCGCACGTTTCAGTACAACGGTGGCCTGGACCTTGCGCTATTCCGAAATATTCTGTCGGTATCGGTTGATGTTTATCAGTCAAAAACCGATCAACTATTGCTGCGGCAGGCCGCCATGGCATTTACCGGCGTACCCCAGACGTGGAATAACATCGGGAGTTTGCGAAACCGGGGCATTGAGTTGGAGGTATCGACCAACAACATCCGTAACAAAACAATCGAGTGGAAAACATCGGCCAACGTTTCGCGTAATACAAACAAAATTCTGGAGCTGGGCTCTGAATCTCAGCTGCTAAATCAGGGAGAGCGCACCGAACTCTACCTCAACCGGGTCGGTGGCCCCTTGATTCAATTTCTGGGGTACAAAACCGACGGAGTCTGGATTTCACAAACCCAGATTGCCGAGTCGAAACTGACTAGTACCCTGTCAAACGTATTTGTGCCGGGTGGTCTCAAACTGGTTGATCTGAACAACGACGGTAAGCTCGACATCAACGACCGAACCGTAATCGGCGACCCTTATCCTGATTTCATCTGGGGCCTTACCAACTCGTTTAAAGTGAAGGGCTTTGATCTGAGCTTTGTGTGGCAGGGCTCGCAGGGCGGTCAGCTGATTAACGGCGACCCCAATTACAACGAGATCAAACGAACCAACGCCAATTTCAATACAACCAGTAAGTGGTTGAGCCCACTCAACCCGGGCGATGGTAAAACACCCTATTACACAGCTGGTTTCAACTGGATGCTGACCGATTACGTAGTCGAAGATGCCTCGTATCAATCCCTGCGGGAAGTAATTGTGGGTTACACCCTACCGAAGCCATTTCTGAAGAAAATCCGCCTGAACTCGGTTCGTCTCTACGCCAATGCCCAGAACCTCCTGTTTCTGACAGCCAAAGGATACCGGGGCCTGAATCCGGAAGCTGGGTTTACATCCGGGGTTTACAACACGCCCCTTATCGACGGGTATCAGCGCGGAAGTTACCCCATGAATAAGTCGTTTCGCTTCGGTATTGATGTGAGTTTCTAA
- a CDS encoding heparinase II/III domain-containing protein → MANRIALLLLFAGTAFARPKHPTLLLKPADIQVVKEAMGKYPLLDRSYKAVQKTADDAMARPIEVPIPKDLAGGYSHEQHKQNYTAMQAAGQCFTISQDLKYARFVRDMLLQYSTLIPTLKNHPKSRGASPGRLFHQALNDCNWLVYTTQAYDAVYETLTPTERATIETGVFRPLCQFLTVDLKPWFNLRHNHGLWAVTAVGLCGYVLNDRELVQQALLGTEKDGNGGYLAQLKALFSPDGYYVEGPYYARYATLPLFLFAQAIENNQPEQRIYQYGSQLLKKVLYTTLQQTDASGRFYPFNDALKEKDWTSSELVTALSFTFGQYGPDPSLVSVAKEQGRVLLNRGGVQVAQLAAMYAGKEPPFERKSLVLTDGPEGKSGGLTLLRGGPEKEQTSVVFKYTSHGMSHGHFDKLNLMLYTAEREILTDYGAVRFLNVPPKDGGRYLPENDSFGIQTIAHNTVVIDQQSHFGGSEKVAEQNPGEAYFSDLTNPAIQIVSAKSKTAYPGVTLHRTLAMIPDGNRANPLVFDVFRVVSDSLHQVDLPFYYAGQLMSTSFKYEPALTSRVPLGRQHGYQHIWTEARASPAAGTATFTWLNTNRFYSVSTATDANTTILLTRVGANDPNFNLRPETAMILRQNWRTGVFASVIETHGQYDARAETTSGAESQVKQITVLANTPEATVVSIELRNKTRYRLAIANADSQPNQPHQLTVNGQLIQWQGYYQLVSQ, encoded by the coding sequence ATGGCTAATCGGATTGCTTTACTGCTGTTGTTTGCTGGCACGGCCTTCGCCAGACCTAAACATCCTACCCTATTGCTAAAACCCGCGGATATTCAGGTGGTTAAGGAAGCAATGGGCAAATACCCCCTACTCGACCGCTCGTACAAGGCTGTGCAAAAAACTGCCGACGACGCCATGGCTCGCCCTATTGAGGTGCCTATTCCGAAAGACCTTGCCGGGGGCTACAGTCACGAACAGCACAAGCAAAACTACACGGCCATGCAGGCGGCCGGACAGTGTTTCACTATCAGTCAGGACCTAAAGTACGCCCGGTTTGTGCGAGATATGCTTTTGCAGTACAGCACCTTGATCCCGACGTTGAAAAACCACCCCAAATCACGGGGTGCATCGCCCGGCCGACTGTTCCATCAGGCGCTGAACGACTGTAACTGGCTCGTGTACACTACGCAGGCCTACGACGCCGTGTACGAAACACTCACCCCCACGGAACGAGCTACTATTGAGACGGGCGTTTTCCGACCGCTCTGCCAATTCCTGACCGTGGACCTGAAACCCTGGTTTAATCTCCGGCATAATCATGGGCTTTGGGCGGTTACGGCTGTTGGCTTGTGTGGGTATGTGCTAAACGACCGCGAATTGGTGCAACAGGCTTTATTGGGTACCGAAAAAGACGGTAACGGCGGCTATCTGGCGCAGCTCAAAGCCTTATTCTCACCCGATGGCTACTACGTAGAAGGCCCCTACTATGCTCGGTATGCCACATTACCGTTGTTTCTGTTTGCACAGGCTATCGAAAACAACCAACCCGAACAACGTATATACCAATACGGTAGCCAACTTTTGAAGAAGGTTTTGTACACAACCCTTCAGCAAACCGATGCCAGTGGTCGTTTTTACCCATTCAATGATGCCCTGAAAGAGAAAGACTGGACCTCCTCTGAACTGGTTACGGCTCTGTCATTCACTTTTGGGCAATACGGCCCCGACCCTTCACTGGTTTCGGTGGCAAAAGAGCAAGGCCGGGTGCTGCTCAATCGGGGCGGGGTTCAGGTAGCTCAGTTGGCGGCCATGTATGCCGGTAAAGAGCCCCCGTTTGAACGCAAGAGCCTCGTGCTAACTGATGGGCCCGAAGGTAAATCAGGCGGCCTGACGCTGCTGCGCGGTGGGCCCGAAAAGGAACAAACCAGTGTCGTGTTTAAATACACGTCGCACGGTATGTCGCACGGGCATTTCGACAAGCTGAATCTGATGCTCTATACAGCAGAACGCGAAATTCTGACCGATTACGGGGCCGTGCGTTTTCTTAATGTTCCTCCAAAAGATGGGGGCCGCTATCTGCCCGAAAACGATAGCTTCGGCATACAGACCATTGCGCACAACACGGTGGTGATTGACCAACAATCGCACTTTGGCGGAAGTGAAAAGGTAGCCGAACAAAACCCAGGTGAAGCATACTTTTCTGATCTGACCAACCCGGCCATTCAGATTGTGAGCGCCAAATCCAAAACGGCCTACCCGGGCGTTACCCTACATCGGACCCTGGCTATGATCCCCGATGGCAACCGGGCCAATCCGCTGGTTTTCGATGTATTTCGGGTTGTATCAGATAGCTTACATCAGGTTGATTTGCCGTTTTATTACGCGGGTCAGCTCATGTCGACCAGCTTCAAATACGAACCCGCTTTGACCAGCCGTGTCCCGCTTGGTCGTCAGCATGGCTACCAGCATATCTGGACCGAAGCCAGAGCCAGTCCGGCAGCCGGTACGGCTACCTTTACCTGGCTCAATACCAACCGGTTCTATTCTGTCTCAACCGCAACCGATGCGAATACGACCATTCTGCTTACCCGTGTTGGCGCCAACGACCCCAACTTCAATTTACGCCCCGAAACGGCCATGATACTCCGTCAGAACTGGCGAACGGGTGTATTTGCATCGGTAATCGAGACCCACGGCCAATACGATGCCCGCGCCGAAACCACTTCGGGCGCAGAATCACAGGTGAAACAGATCACAGTATTGGCAAATACCCCAGAAGCCACCGTGGTCTCCATCGAACTTCGAAACAAAACCCGCTACCGGCTGGCTATTGCCAACGCCGACAGCCAACCCAACCAGCCGCATCAACTGACCGTAAACGGCCAATTGATTCAATGGCAGGGCTACTACCAGCTTGTAAGCCAGTAA
- a CDS encoding SDR family NAD(P)-dependent oxidoreductase, with protein MHNLSNKVALVTGGGRDIGQQVSMALAAAGANVCFNYFNAETESEATERLIREAGGQAIGVQGDMTKAADVQRVVQTCVDTYGGQIDILVNVVGGLVGRKTMDEMDEAFWDFVINVNLKSTFLVTKHVLPHMPSGGAIVNFASQAGRDGGGPGAIAYATAKGAILTMTRGLAKELGPRGIRVNAVSPGMIATTFHDTFTKPEVRERVAGMTPLRREGQAAEVAALVQYLASDSASFITGASVEINGGTYFI; from the coding sequence ATGCACAACCTCTCCAACAAAGTAGCATTAGTAACCGGTGGTGGCCGCGACATTGGCCAACAAGTTTCAATGGCATTAGCTGCTGCTGGCGCGAACGTCTGTTTCAACTATTTCAACGCCGAAACTGAGAGCGAAGCTACCGAGCGCCTTATTCGGGAAGCGGGTGGTCAGGCTATCGGTGTTCAGGGCGATATGACCAAAGCCGCCGACGTTCAGCGCGTGGTACAAACCTGCGTGGATACCTACGGCGGTCAAATTGACATTTTGGTCAACGTAGTTGGTGGACTGGTGGGCCGCAAAACAATGGACGAAATGGACGAAGCGTTTTGGGATTTCGTCATCAATGTAAACCTTAAGTCGACTTTCCTGGTCACCAAACACGTGCTTCCGCACATGCCATCGGGCGGGGCAATTGTCAACTTCGCGTCGCAGGCCGGGCGCGATGGGGGCGGACCGGGCGCCATTGCCTATGCTACCGCCAAAGGAGCCATTTTGACCATGACGCGGGGCCTTGCCAAAGAACTCGGTCCAAGAGGTATTCGGGTCAACGCGGTGTCGCCGGGTATGATTGCGACAACATTTCATGACACCTTCACCAAACCGGAAGTCCGCGAGCGGGTGGCTGGTATGACACCCCTACGCCGGGAGGGACAGGCCGCCGAAGTGGCAGCCCTCGTGCAATATTTAGCCTCCGATTCAGCCTCGTTTATCACTGGCGCATCGGTGGAAATCAACGGCGGCACGTATTTCATCTAA